DNA sequence from the Acidobacteriota bacterium genome:
AAGGCGCTCGAGAAGTCGATCAACGTCACATCGGTCAAGCTGCACGACATCGTCGGCGCCGACCGGGTGGTCGACTTCGCTTACCGGGCCGGTGTTCGTTCACCGCTGCCGCCGTATCCGAGCCTGGCCCTGGGCGCCGCCGACCTGACCGTGCTCGAGGTGGCCACCGCCTACGCCACGATCGCCAACCTGGGGGTCCACGTCGAACCGTACATGATCGAGGGCGTCACGACCCCGGACGGCCGCGAACTCGAGGCCCACGTGCCGCAGGCGGCCACCGTGTTGACGCCGGAGGTCGCCTACCTGTTGACCCATGTGCTCGCGGGTGTGGTCCAGCGGGGTACCGCCCAGTCCGCGAGGACTTTGGGACTTGCGGCCGTCGCAGGCAAGACCGGTACCACGGACGGCTTCACCGACGCCTGGTTCGCAGGATTCACTCCCAGGTACACGCTCGTCGTCTGGGTCGGCTACGACCAGCAGCGGCGGATTGGACGCAACATGACCGGAGCGGCGGCCGCCCTGCCGATCTGGAAGGAAGTGCTGCGCCTGGGCATCGAGGAAGGCTGGATCGACCGCCGCGCCACCTTCACCCGTCCCAACCGGGTACATCTCGCCCCGATCGAGTACAACTCCGGTCTCCGCCCGTCACGCCGGCCGGTGGGACAGCAACTGATCGAGGAAGCCTTCATCGTCGGCACCGAGCCGGTGCTGACCTTCGACCCCGACACCCGGCCCGTCTACGACCTGCCCTGGTACCAGCAACGGGCCCTGTACGGCGAGCCGAAGGCCGGCGAGAACATGCCCGAGGACGTCGTCGACTGGTTCCTGGTACGGGAGGCCTGGAGAGAAGACGAGGAGGAAGACTCCTAAGGGCTCCCTAGGGCCGCTTGCCGATCAGCGCGTAGTCGCGATGGCCGTAGAGAACGTCGTCGATTTCGTCGCGCAGGCGGTTCAGTCGATCCGCCAGCTCCAGGGTCTGGCCGTCCAACCCGTCCAACGGAATCTCCGGCAGACGCTCCTCTTCGGGATAGGGACGCAGGTCGAGCCGTTCGACGCTGGAGAACCCGGAGCTCTCGAAGCTGGCCCGGAGCGTTTCCGGGTGTACCGGGCGCAGGTGCGTCGGGTCGAGCCAGAAGCTGCGCGCGGTCACACAGACGGAGAGGGGATTCGGCGTTTCGAGCAACAGGATCCCACCGGGCCGGAGGGCCACGAATGCTAGCCGCACGAGGCGGTCGACCGCTTCCGGAGGCAGGTGCTCGATCACATGAAAGGACACGATCCCGCCCAGCGATCCAGGCTCGAGGCCGGCCAGCGCCTCCGGCAGTTCCCCCCGCTCGACGCGAAGGCCCCGCCGCGAACAGCGGCGCACCATGGCCGCGGAGGAATCGATACCGCGGCACTCGATTCCTTCCTCCTCGAGGAGCGTCAGTGCCTCGCCCCGGCCGCAACCCAGGTCCAGTACCGGCACCGCTTCGCGTAGCCGCGGCAGGTAGACCTCCATGCGCTCCCGGATCTCCTCCTCGCCGCCGCGGAACCGGTCCTCGAACGCCAGGTAGGCGGCATCGTCGACGATGGATCGAACGGTCCCCGCCGCTTCCTCGCCGCCCCGGTCCAGAGCCGAGCGCAAGAGACCGAGGAGTTCATCCGCTTCGCGCCGGTACCGGTCCAGCTTGCGGTCGACCCGGCCGAACAGCGCATCATCGTGCCGCATGACCTCGTCGAGGCCCTGGCGCAGGAAGTTCTCCAGGTGCCGGGTGCGCCGATCCAGTTCCCCGATGCGCTCCTCGAGCGCCCGGTCGACCTCCTCCTGGTGCCTCCGCCAATCCCGAAAGCGCTCGGCCTGATCCAGGACGTGGCCGAGCAGGATCAGGTTGAAGACCCGTTGGCGCTCCCAGAGATCCGTCTGCGGCAGCCGAACGAAGGGGCGCAGCAACCGCTTGAAGGCCACCAGCAGGCTCCCGGCAGCGCCGCGGTGGCTGCGAATCGGGAAGGGAACGTCCCGTTCCCATAGATCGCGCCAGTCCTCGAGACGACGGGTAGGCCGATCGCCCAGGAAGTTCTCCACGTCCGGCGGTCCGCTGTCGCCGCCGGAGTTCGCGGTCTGTTCGGACGCCCCCGCGGGAACGTCCGCCTCGCTGGAGGCTCTACGTCTCAGGCACGACCTCGAGTGCGACTTCGGCAATCACTTCCGTGTGCAGGTCGACCCGCACCACATGATCGCCAAGGGCCTTGATGCCGCCCGACAGGTCCACCATCCGTCGATGCACCTGGACGCCCTTGGCCGCCAGCGCCTCGACCACTTCTGCCGGCGTCACGGACCCGTAGAGAGTTCCCGTCTCGCTCGCCCGCTTGGCGATCTCGATCTTCAGGGCCGCGAGTTCGGCCGCGACCTCCGCTGCAGCCGAGCGCTCCGCCGCGTGCCTGGCGTCGAACTTCGCCCGCTGGGACTCGAACCAGTGCCGGTTCGCCACAGTGGACGGGGCGGCAAGCTCCCTCGGGTACAAGTAGTTGCGTGCGTAGCCGGGCTTCACGTCGACGACTTCGCCGCGCGTACCGAGCCCCCTCATGTCCTGAAGCAGGATGACTTCCATCTCTTGTTCCTCGTCCGCCCCCGGCTCTGGACCGTTCAGTCGGTCGTGTACGGAATCAGGGCCAGGAATCGGGCCCGCCGGATGGCCCGGGCCAGCATTCTCTGATGCCGGGCCGAGTTGCCCGAGATCCTGCGCGGGAGGATCTTCGCCCTCTCCGGCACGAACGGCCGCAGAGTCGCGACGTCCTTGTAGTCGATGTACTCGATCCCGTCCGCGGTGAACTTGCACACCTTGCGGCGACGGAAGAAGGTTCTGCGTTTCGGCATCTCTCTCGACTCCCCTAGCTGGCCGTCTCGGCGAGTACCGTCGACCGGACCGGAGCCTTGCCCTTGCTTGCCGCGCGCTTCAGATCGAGGTCCGTGCGCACGACGAGGTGACGCAGGATGCGCTCGTTCTGGAGCATCCGCTGCCCGACCTCGGCAAGGTTGTTGTCGCCTCCGTCCGACTCCAGGTAGTAGACGTGGTAGCGCCCCTCGGTGAACTTCCGGATGGGATAGGCGAGCCGGCGCTTACCCCAGGATTCCTCCTGGGTAATCCGGGTCTTGCCGCCCGCCGTCAGCAGCTCGGCAAACCCATCGCTCAACCGCACCGTCTCCTCGTCCGAGAGGCGCGGGTCCGCTATGAAGACCAGTTCGTATGTCCGTGTCAATCGTTCGTCCTCGTCGTGTTCGTTGGCATCAGGGCCGCAACGAATCGGCGGCGGAATCTATCATGGCCTCCCGTCACAGGACGAGCAGGGGCGCGATGACCAGGGAAACCACGGACATCAGCTTGATCAGGATGTTCAGGCTCGGACCGGCGGTGTCCTTGAACGGATCGCCCACCGTGTCCCCGACCACCGCGGCCTTGTGCGCGTCCGAGCCCTTGCCGCCGTGGGCGCCGGCCTCGATGTACTTCTTCGCGTTGTCCCAGGCCCCGCCGGCATTGGCCATGAAGATCGCCAGCAGGACGCCGCCGGCCGTCACGCCCGCGAGCACGCCGGCAAGTGCCTCGACATCGTAGAAGCCGACGGCGACCGGGACCAGGACCGCCAGCAAGCCGGGAGCAACCATCTTGCGAAGCGCCGCCGCGGTCGAGATGTCGACGCAGCGGGCGTACTCGGCCTTGGCCTTCCCCTCCATCAGGCCGGGGATCGTCCGGAACTGCCGCCTCACCTCCTCGATCATCTCGAAGGCCGCCTTGCCTACCGCCTTCATCGCCATCGACGAGAACAGGAACGGCAGCATGGCGCCGATGAACAGCCCGCACATGACCCGCGGATTCACCAGGTCCATGCTCTCGAGGCCGACCGTCGTGCGGAAGGCCGCGAACAGCACCAGGGCGGTGAGCGCCGCCGAACCGATCGCGAAACCCTTGCCGATCGCAGCCGTCGTGTTGCCGACCGCGTCCAGCTTGTCGGTCCGGGCGCGCACGTCGGGGCCCAGATGGCTCATCTCGGCGATGCCGCCAGCGTTGTCGGCAACCGGGCCGTAGGCGTCGACCGCGAGCTGGATCCCG
Encoded proteins:
- the rpsF gene encoding 30S ribosomal protein S6 — translated: MTRTYELVFIADPRLSDEETVRLSDGFAELLTAGGKTRITQEESWGKRRLAYPIRKFTEGRYHVYYLESDGGDNNLAEVGQRMLQNERILRHLVVRTDLDLKRAASKGKAPVRSTVLAETAS
- the rplI gene encoding 50S ribosomal protein L9, translating into MEVILLQDMRGLGTRGEVVDVKPGYARNYLYPRELAAPSTVANRHWFESQRAKFDARHAAERSAAAEVAAELAALKIEIAKRASETGTLYGSVTPAEVVEALAAKGVQVHRRMVDLSGGIKALGDHVVRVDLHTEVIAEVALEVVPET
- a CDS encoding class I SAM-dependent methyltransferase encodes the protein MENFLGDRPTRRLEDWRDLWERDVPFPIRSHRGAAGSLLVAFKRLLRPFVRLPQTDLWERQRVFNLILLGHVLDQAERFRDWRRHQEEVDRALEERIGELDRRTRHLENFLRQGLDEVMRHDDALFGRVDRKLDRYRREADELLGLLRSALDRGGEEAAGTVRSIVDDAAYLAFEDRFRGGEEEIRERMEVYLPRLREAVPVLDLGCGRGEALTLLEEEGIECRGIDSSAAMVRRCSRRGLRVERGELPEALAGLEPGSLGGIVSFHVIEHLPPEAVDRLVRLAFVALRPGGILLLETPNPLSVCVTARSFWLDPTHLRPVHPETLRASFESSGFSSVERLDLRPYPEEERLPEIPLDGLDGQTLELADRLNRLRDEIDDVLYGHRDYALIGKRP
- the rpsR gene encoding 30S ribosomal protein S18 is translated as MPKRRTFFRRRKVCKFTADGIEYIDYKDVATLRPFVPERAKILPRRISGNSARHQRMLARAIRRARFLALIPYTTD